From the genome of Gracilinanus agilis isolate LMUSP501 chromosome 2, AgileGrace, whole genome shotgun sequence, one region includes:
- the LOC123236065 gene encoding olfactory receptor 4K1, with protein MAGGNQSVVSEFVLLGLSNSQELQFFFFVIFTIVYVASVLGNIIIILTIVSDSHLNSPMYFLLSNLSFIDICQSNFATPKMIADFLVEKKTISFEGCMAQIFLLHSFVGSEMMLLVAMAYDRFIAICKPLHYSSIMNRRLCIIFVAISWAVGILHSVSHLAFTVDLPFCGPNEVDSFFCDLPLVIELACMNTYEMEIMTLTNSGLISLSCFLALIISYTVILVIVRRRSSSGSSKALSTLTAHITVVILFFGPCIYFYIWPFSRLSIDKFLSVFYTVCTPLLNPIIYSLRNEDVKSAMRKLRNRYIISWK; from the coding sequence ATGGCTGGAGGAAATCAATCAGTGGTATCAGAGTTTGTATTGCTGGGGCTCTCCAATTCTCAGGaacttcagtttttcttctttgtgatcTTCACCATAGTCTATGTGGCATCTGTACTGGGAAACATTATAATCATCCTGACCATTGTCTCTGATTCCCATTTGAACTCTCCCATGTACTTCCTGCTCAGCAACCTCTCCTTCATTGACATCTGTCagtccaattttgccacacccaaAATGATTGCTGATTTTCTTGTGGAAAAAAAGACCATCTCCTTTGAGGGATGCATGGCCCAGATATTCCTCCTTCATAGTTTTGTGGGAAGTGAGATGATGCTGTTGGTAGCAATGGCCTATGATAGATTTATAGCTATATGTAAACCTCTACACTACAGCTCTATTATGAATCGGAGACTTTGCATAATTTTTGTGGCTATATCTTGGGCTGTGGGGATTCTTCACTCTGTGAGCCACTTGGCCTTTACAGTAGATCTGCCATTTTGTGGGCCAAATGAAGTAGATAGTTTTTTTTGTGACCTCCCCCTGGTGATTGAGTTGGCCTGCATGAATACTTATGAAATGGAGATTATGACATTAACCAACAGTGGCCTGATCTCTTTGAGCTGTTTCCTAgccttaattatttcttatactGTCATATTAGTCATTGTCCGGCGCCGTTCCTCAAGTGGATCATCTAAGGCTCTCTCAACCTTAACAGCTCACATCACAGTTGTAATACTTTTCTTTGGGCCATGCATCTACTTTTATATATGGCCCTTTAGCAGACTCTCTATAGAtaaatttctttctgtcttttatacCGTTTGTACCCCTCTCTTGAACCCCATCATATACTCTCTTAGGAATGAAGATGTCAAATCTGccatgaggaaattaaggaaccGTTATATCATCTCCTGGAAATAA
- the LOC123236066 gene encoding olfactory receptor 4K5-like: MERANSTVVSEFVLLGLSSSQELQLFFFFFFSLLYGMIILGNLLIIITVTFDAHLHSPMYFLLGNLSFVDICQSSFATPKMIADFLNEHKTISFNGCIAQIFFIHLFTGGEMVLLVSMAYDRYVAICKPLHYVTIMNQNVCNALVLTSWAVGFVHTMSQLSFTVNLPFCGPNVVDSFFCDLPRVTKLACLDSYTIQILIVANSGILSLSTFFLLLISYIVILLTVRYKSSAAMAKAFSTLSAHIMVVILFFGPCIFIYVWPFTTYPVDKILAIFYTIFTPILNPIIYTLRNKDMKAAMRKLVTRNLKPKKISEISLMIRSSLY, translated from the coding sequence ATGGAGAGAGCTAATTCTACTGTGGTTTCTGAATTTGTGCTGCTGGGGCTCTCCAGTTCTCAAGAACttcagcttttctttttcttcttcttctccttgttGTATGGGATGATTATCCTGGGCAATCTTCTAATCATCATTACAGTGACCTTTGATGCTCACCTGCACTCTCCCATGTACTTCCTGCTGGGAAATCTGTCTTTTGTTGATATCTGTCAGTCATCTTTTGCTACTCCAAAGATGATTGCAGATTTTCTGAATGAACACAAGACCATATCCTTCAATGGCTGCATAgcccaaattttttttattcacctTTTCACTGGTGGTGAGATGGTGCTGCTGGTCTCCATGGCTTATGATAGGTATGTTGCCATCTGCAAACCTCTACACTATGTGACCATCATGAACCAGAATGTCTGCAATGCCTTAGTATTAACCTCCTGGGCTGTTGGTTTTGTGCACACTATGAGCCAATTGTCATTCACTGTGAATTTGCCTTTTTGTGGCCCCAATGTGGTAGATAGCTTTTTTTGTGATCTTCCTAGAGTGACCAAGCTTGCCTGCCTTGACTCCTATACAATACAAATATTAATTGTGGCCAATAGTGGGATTCTCTCCTTAAgcactttcttccttttattgattTCATATATTGTCATTCTGCTGACTGTCAGGTATAAGTCTTCTGCTGCAATGGCTAAGGCATTTTCCACACTGAGTGCTCACATCATGGTTGTGATCTTGTTTTTCGGGCCCTGCATCTTTATCTATGTGTGGCCTTTCACCACCTACCCAGTGGATAAAATCCTTGCCATATTTTACACCATTTTCACCCCTATCTTGAATCCCATTATTTATACATTAAGGAACAAAGACATGAAGGCTGCCATGAGGAAACTTGTGACTCGAAACTTGAAGCCCAAAAAGATTTCTGAAATATCCCTCATGATAAGATCCTCACTTTATTGA
- the LOC123234138 gene encoding olfactory receptor 4K3-like has translation MDKSNYSGVAEFILLGFSGSSELQIFYFLFFTLFYVAILLGNFFIVLTVISEPVLHTPMYFLLSNLSFIDVCLSTFATPKMITDFLLEHKSISFNGCMTQIFFLHVFAGGEMVLLVAMSYDRYVAICKPLHYATIMSLQKCAGLVVASWVIGLLHSLSQLAFTVNLPFCGPNEVDSFFCDLPLVIKLACVDTYILEIMMLSDSGLMAVISFILLLISYTVILVTVKYHSSASMAKAQATLTAHITVVTLFFGPCIFIYAWPFSNFPMDKVLSVFYTVFTPLLNPIIYTLRNKEMKSAMQKLRGQLLNSRQLSQFLAMRAPHN, from the coding sequence ATGGACAAATCAAATTATTCAGGAGTAGCTGAGTTTATATTGTTGGGGTTTTCTGGGTCCTCAGAGCTCCAAATTTTCTACTTTCTGTTTTTTACCTTGTTCTATGTGGCTATTTTACTGGGTAATTTCTTCATTGTTCTCACAGTGATCTCTGAACCTGTCCTGCACACTCCCATGTACTTCCTGCTAAGTAACCTGTCCTTTATTGATGTATGCCTATCTACTTTTGCCACACCCAAAATGATTACAGACTTCCTTTTGGAACACAAGAGCATCTCCTTCAATGGTTGCATGACACAGATATTCTTTCTCCATGTCTTTGCTGGTGGTGAAATGGTGCTTCTTGTGGCCATGTCATATGACAGATATGTGGCTATTTGCAAACCTCTACATTATGCAACCATTATGAGTTTGCAGAAATGTGCAGGATTAGTTGTGGCTTCATGGGTCATTGGACTCCTGCATTCCTTGAGCCAGTTGGCCTTCACTGTGAACCTGCCCTTCTGTGGTCCCAATGAAGTAGACAGTTTTTTCTGTGATCTTCCCCTGGTCATCAAACTTGCCTGTGTGGATACATATATCCTAGAGATAATGATGCTCTCTGACAGTGGACTGATGGCCGTGATCTCCTTTATACTGCTGCTAATTTCCTATACAGTCATCTTGGTCACTGTGAAGTATCACTCTTCAGCTAGCATGGCTAAGGCACAGGCCACTTTAACAGCTCATATCACTGTTGTAACATTGTTCTTTGGACCCTGCATCTTTATCTATGCTTGGCCATTCAGCAATTTTCCCATGGATAAAGTCCTTTCTGTATTTTACACTGTCTTTACCCCACTCTTAAACCCCATTATCTATACCTTGAGAAACAAAGAGATGAAATCAGCAATGCAGAAACTGAGAGGTCAGCTCCTGAATTCCAGACAGCTTTCACAGTTCCTGGCAATGAGGGCCCCTCATAACTAG
- the LOC123234139 gene encoding olfactory receptor 4K15-like, with the protein MDQGNHSRVTEFVLVGLSTSWELQILFFVLFTLLYMAIVLGNLLIVLTVMLEPVLHKPMYMMLSNLSVLDVCLATYATPKMITDFLAELKTISFEGCMAQIFFLHVFAGGEMVLLVAMAYDRYVAICKPLNYAAIMSFNKCIGFLVASWVIGILHSLSQLAFTINLPFCGPNIVDSYYCDLTLVIRLACTDTYVPEVLMLLDSGLMGVTSFLLVLISYTVILVTVQHRSSASMAKARATLTAHITVVTLFFGPCIFIYVWPFSSFPVDKIFSVFSTVFAPILNPIIYTLRNKEAKAAMQKLKNQHISVRQMFQPTPVSTDMLP; encoded by the coding sequence ATGGACCAAGGAAATCATTCAAGGGTGACTGAATTTGTATTGGTTGGACTTTCCACTTCGTGGGAACTCCAGATTCTTTTCTTTGTACTCTTCACTTTGCTTTATATGGCCATTGTGCTGGGAAACCTTCTAATTGTGCTCACAGTGATGCTGGAACCTGTCCTACACAAGCCCATGTATATGATGCTGAGTAACCTTTCTGTCCTTGATGTTTGCCTGGCTACCTATGCAACCCCGAAGATGATCACTGATTTTCTTGCAGAGTTAAAGACGATCTCTTTTGAGGGTTGCATGGCCCAGATATTCTTTCTTCATGTCTTTGCTGGTGGTGAGATGGTGCTCCTTGTGGCAATGGCGTATGACAGATATGTGGCCATTTGCAAACCCTTAAACTATGCAGCCATTATGAGTTTTAACAAGTGTATAGGCTTTTTGGTGGCTTCCTGGGTAATTGGGATTCTGCACTCCCTAAGCCAGCTGGCCTTCACCATAAACTTGCCCTTCTGTGGCCCCAATATAGTAGACAGTTATTATTGTGATCTCACTTTGGTCATCAGACTTGCCTGCACTGATACTTATGTTCCAGAAGTGCTAATGCTCTTGGACAGTGGTCTAATGGGGGTGACTTCTTTCCTCCTGGTACTCATTTCCTACACCGTCATCCTGGTCACTGTACAGCATCGTTCATCAGCTAGTATGGCTAAGGCACGTGCCACATTAACTGCACATATCACTGTAGTGACTCTCTTTTTTGGACCctgcatttttatttatgtctGGCCTTTCAGCAGCTTCCCAGTAGACAAGATCTTCTCTGTGTTTTCTACTGTGTTTGCCCCAATATTAAACCCAATAATCTACACTCTAAGAAATAAAGAGGCAAAGGCAGCCATGCAGAAGCTGAAGAACCAGCACATAAGTGTCAGGCAGATGTTTCAGCCTACTCCAGTATCAACTGACATGCTGCCTTGA